In one window of Harpia harpyja isolate bHarHar1 chromosome 11, bHarHar1 primary haplotype, whole genome shotgun sequence DNA:
- the IL12RB1 gene encoding interleukin-12 receptor subunit beta-1 gives MPACRCAESAEEDTVVLGTEVTAHNLTLSGAEYEILLTVANAAGPGPERQLRVPAEWRADLGFEDISVAGSTVSVRWEARSPGFVYCFEQQPLPGTLKQGVCIRRDFPAKSIHTERGALEAPACYRLAVHGWAPARGWSTFALQHHYAGNTSLAVPVRINASAGDAAVVLRWSPSPRAACPGALAKYLICHAAEGDNVTCEWDPPPSPWGRRRALPVTCRQLPDYCLLVVVCPDGEADTTASHYTLQNLRPGTAYRVGVWEVMAESGGTCGAWWHFQTKALGPQGAAWKSNLKYLGISLTLPAVATIYQLSKKRARRLLFPPLPKPVGSKAIQFSASEMSQGQPRPAFLEPSERFSPAELLIPEPNPGKETPDAGTRPGTPQPGPAADKLAAVCPLGCEKELPFTYRRQEVLSPEGFLPPGSTSCTGHPLGEEEEEEEEEEDGRQGLRQAPVPIALLISDKPIIIRDEEGWDPSLEKSVL, from the exons ATGCCGGCGTGCCGCTGCGCCGAGTCGGCCGAGGAGGACACCGTGGTGCTGGGGACGGAGGTGACAGCGCACAACCTCACCCTCTCCGGGGCCGAGTACGAAATCCTACTGACGGTGGCCaacgccgccgggccggggccggagcggcAGCTCCGTGTGCCGGCAGAGTGGCGTGCAG ATCTCGGCTTCGAGGACATCAGCGTGGCTGGCAGCACCGTGTCGGTGCGGTGGGAAGCACGAAGCCCCGGCTTTGTCTACTGCTTCGAGCAGCAGCCGCTGCCAGGAACCCTGAAACAGGGTGTTTGCATCCGACGGGATTTCCCTGCCAAGAGCATCCACACGGAGAGAG GAGCACTGGAAGCACCGGCGTGTTACCGCCTCGCCGTGCACGGCTGGGCCCCGGCACGGGGCTGGTCCACCTTCGCCCTGCAGCACCACTACGCCGGCAACA CCTCGTTGGCCGTGCCCGTCCGCATCAACGCCAGCGCCGGGGATGCCGCCGTCGTCCTCCGGTGGAGCCCGTCCCCCCGTGCCGCCTGTCCCGGGGCACTGGCCAAGTATCTCATCTGCCACGCGGCCGAGGGGGACAACGTGACCTGTgagtgggacccccccccatccccgtggggcaggaggagggcgcTGCCTGTaacctgcaggcagctgccggaCTATTGCCTCCTCGTTGTCGTTTGCCCAGACGGCGAAGCGGACACCACGGCATCGCACTACACCCTCCAAAACCTACGGCCCGGCACAGCCTACAGGGTGGGCGTTTGGGAGGTGATGGCGGAGAGCGGGGGGACCTGCGGTGCTTGGTGGCACTTCCAGACCAAGGCACTGG GTCCCCAAGGAGCAGCGTGGAAATCCAACCTGAAGTACCTGGGCATCTCGCTCACTCTCCCCGCCGTGGCCACCATCTACCAGCTGAGCAAAAAGAG ggctcgccgcctcctcttcccacccctgCCCAAACCCGTGGGCAGCAAAGCCATCCAGTTCTCCGCCAGCGAAATGAGCCAG GGCCAGCCCCGGCCAGCCTTCCTGGAGCCCTCGGAGAGATTCAGCCCGGCTGAGCTGCTGATACCGGAGCCAAATCCCGGCAAGGAGACGCCCGACGCCGGCACACGGCCCGGCAcgccgcagcccggccccgcggccgaCAAACTGGCAGCGGTGTGCCCGTTGGGCTGCGAGAAGGAGCTGCCATTTACCTACCGCAGGCAGGAGGTGCTGAGCCCGGAGGGATTTCTACCGCCTGGCAGCACCAGCTGCACCGGCCACCCActgggcgaggaggaggaagaggaggaggaggaagaggatggaagGCAGGGGCTGCGCCAAGCGCCGGTCCCCATCGCCCTGCTCATCTCCGACAAACCCATCATCATCAGGGACGAGGAAGGATGGGACCCATCGCTGGAGAAGTCGGTGCTGTAG
- the LOC128148167 gene encoding uncharacterized protein LOC128148167: MPTGDNAPGWGGDRDRGITWPRFGTFPHATSTSRGANPSFPPHHAARHHPTGPRVAGSLRPCSPTPQIPWGSAEGRRSGILLAPETQPERPDLGILLRFGRCRVCRRSSPGQPRAEEVFGYRLGMSAHLGFSAGPCLQPGFGAGAAKEAGLASRLSTVGRQRTVFQMSLREPLSGQRPKDSCRASFRSQDVTFPAPPSGSDPVQDPDVPQAIGYTRLHRHPQPENRQLITPNEGLLLGQLWGSTATQHPRLFPARVRLSSLCCNSFTREGVISKPKNGK, from the exons ATGCCGACTGGAGATAAtgcaccggggtgggggggggaccgCGACCGGGGCATCACATGGCCGCGTTTCGGCACGTTCCCCCACGCGACCTCCACCAGCCGTGG AGCAAATCCATCTTTCCCTCCCCACCACGCCGCCAGGCATCACCCCACGGGCCCCCGCGTCGCCGGCAGCCTCCGTCCTTGCTCTCCGACACCCCAAATCCCTTGGGGATCGGCTGAAGGCCGGCGATCCGGCATCCTCCTGGCCCCAGAAACCCAGCCAGAGAGACCAGATTTAGGGATTTTGCTGAGATTTGGGCGATGCCGGGTTTGCCGTCGGAGCTCACCGGGCCAGCCACGTGCGGAGGAAGTATTCGGTTACCGGCTCGGCATGAGCGCACACTTGGGTTTCAGTGCCGGCCCTTGTTTACAGCCTGGTTTTGGGGCCGGAGCAGCGAAAGAAGCAGGACTGGCGTCACGGCTCAGCACGGTTGGGCGGCAGCG GACTGTTTTCCAAATGAGTCTCCGGGAACCGCTCTCAGGCCAGCGACCCAAGGACAGTTGCCGGGCCAGCTTTCGCAGCCAGGACGTGACCTTCCCGGCTCCTCCGTCCGGCTCCGACCCCGTCCAGGACCCAGACGTGCCGCAGGCCATCGGTTACACCCGGTTACACCGCCACCCACAGCCTGAGAACAGGCAACTCATTACACCGAATGAGGGACTCCTTCTAGGACAGCTCTGGG GGTCCACGGCCACCCAGCACCCCCGGCTCTTTCCTGCTCGTGTCAGGCTGAGCTCGCTTTGCTGCAACAGCTTCACCCGGGAGGGTGTTATTTCCAAACCCAAGAATGGAAAATGA
- the ARRDC2 gene encoding arrestin domain-containing protein 2 isoform X1, with product MIFERLKRFFIVLEATEGDDPVAFSPGQAVSGRVVLELAAAARLGALRLRAMGAARVHWTESRSAGSSTAYTQSYSDQVEFLSHRDTLLAPPDNGEVTVLQAGRHEFPFTFQLPETLATSFEGKHGSVRYWVKAKLHRPWSTVKKVKKEFTVIEPIDINTPALLAPQAGAKEKLARAWYCNRGQVSVTAKIDRKGYTPGEVIPIFAEIDNCTSRAVVPKAAIIQTQTFIARGTKKQKKSVVTSIVGDSIAAGKREVWHGRALKIPPVGPSILQCRIIQVEYSLKVCVDIPGTSKLLLELPLVIGTIPLHPFGSRTSSVSSQYSVNLDWLSTIPEQPEAPPEYSAVVSSPEAEQSLAPPCRSELGGILEGPFFAYIQEFRFRPPPLYSEIDPNPPSDNIRPRCMTC from the exons GGCGGTCTCGGGCCGCGTGGTGCTGGaactggcggcggcggcgcggctcgGAGCCCTGAGGCTACGGGCGATGGGCGCTGCCCGCGTCCACTGGACCGAGTCTCGCAGCGCCGGTTCCAGCACCGCTTACACGCAGAGCTACAGCGACCAGGTGGAGTTTCTCAGCCACCGCGACACGTTGCTGGCACCCCCAG ACAATGGTGAGGTCACCGTCCTGCAGGCAGGAAGGCACGAGTTCCCCTTCACCTTCCAGCTCCCCGA GACCCTGGCTACCTCCTTCGAGGGAAAGCACGGCAGCGTGCGCTACTGGGTGAAAGCCAAACTGCACAGACCCTGGTCAACAGTGAAGAAAGTGAAGAAGGAGTTCACTGTGATTGAACCCATCGACATCAACACGCCTGCGCTGCTG gctCCCCAGGCAGGTGCTAAGGAGAAACTTGCTCGTGCCTGGTACTGCAATCGTGGCCAGGTTTCTGTGACTGCCAAGATTGACCGAAAAGGCTACACCCCCG GTGAGGTCATCCCTATCTTTGCCGAGATCGACAACTGCACAAGCCGAGCGGTGGTGCCCAAGGCGGCCATCATCCAGACTCAGACCTTCATCGCTCGAGGCACCAAGAAGCAGAAGAAGTCGGTGGTGACCAGCATCGTCGGTGACTCCATTGCAGCAGGGAAGCGGGAAGTGTGGCACGGGCGGGCGCTGAAGATCCCACCGGTGGGTCCGTCCATCCTCCAGTGCCGCATCATCCAGGTGGAATACTCCCTGAAG GTTTGTGTGGATATTCCTGGGACATCCAAGCTGCTCCTTGAACTGCCGCTTGTCATCGGAACGATCCCACTGCATCCGTTTGGGAGCCGCACATCCAGCGTCAGTAGCCAGTACAGCGTCAACCTGGACTGGCTGAGCACCATCCCGGAACAGCCGGAGG CTCCCCCTGAATACTCGGCAGTAGTGTCCAGCCCGGAGGCCGAGCAGAGCCTGGCTCCGCCGTGCCGCAGCGAACTTGGCGGCATCCTGGAAGGTCCCTTCTTCGCCTACATCCAGGAGTTTCGTTTCCGACCACCTCCACTGTATTCGGAG ATTGATCCAAACCCCCCTTCAGACAACATCCGTCCGCGCTGCATGACCTGTTGA